ATCCGCTACGGCGCCGACGTGCAGACCATCCGCCAGTCAGCCGACCAGGTCACGGTCACCGTCAAGGACGTCAAGAGCGGCAAGGTGTCACAGGTGACGGCCGATTACTGCCTGTGCACGATCCCGCTGTCCGTGCTGCGCACCATCGACGCGGATTTCTCGGACGGTTTCAAGGGCGCCCTGAAGGCCGTGTCGTATGCGCCGGTCGGCAAGATCGGCCTGCAGATGAAGCGCCGTTTCTGGGAAGAGGACGACCAGATCTACGGCGGCCACGTGCTCACCGACCTCAAGGCCATCAACACGATCTCGCTGCCGTCGTCCGGCTGGCAGTCGAAGAAGGGTGTGCTGCTGGGCTACTACCACTATGCGTTGGACGCCATCGAGGTCAGCGCCTTGTCTCCCGCGGAGCGCGCGGAATTCGCCGTGAGCGCCGGCGACAAGATCTTCCCGCCTTACCGCGCCTCGTTCGAGAACGCGTTCTCCGTCGCGTGGCACCGCGTCCGGTACAACCTGGGCGGCTGGGCCGAATGGGACGAGGCGGGCCGCCAGAAGGCCTATCCGACCCTGCTGGCGGGCGAAGGCCGTGTGCTGCTGGCGGGCGAGCACCTCAGCTATCTGACGGGCTGGCAGGCCGGCGCCATCGAATCGGCCTGGCAGCAGATCGAACAACTCCACCGGAAGGCCAGCGCATGACGTTCAAACCCCTGCTTCTCGCCGCGCTCGCGGCCTGCGTCGCCCATGCCCACGCCGACGGCATGGACGGCAAGAGCCTGTTCGCGAAGAACTGCGCCGCGTGCCACCAGCCCAGCGGCAAAGGCATTCCCGGCGCCTTTCCCGCCCTCGCGGGCAACGCCTTCGTGCAGGGCGCCCCCGCCGACGTGGCCACCGTGCTGCTCAAGGGCCGCGGCGGCATGCCCGACTTTTCGGCCAGCCTGGACGACGGCGAGATCGCCCAGGTGCTGAGCTATGTCCGCTCCAGCTGGGGCAACGGCGCCGCGCCCGTCACCGAGCAGGACGTGGGCAGCACGCGCGCCGCCCTCGGCGTGGCGCCCGCGTCGCACAGCCGCTTCGGCAACAAACACTGATTCACCCACTCGAGAGGATCCATGAAAACAAACCGATATGCCGCCGCCCTCGCGCTGGCCTGCGCCCTGCCCCTGACCGCGCCGGCCGCCACGCCCACGCACGTGGCCACGATCGTGCGCCACAAGATCCCCGATTCCGATTTCCCGATCGCGCTGGCCGTCACGCTGCCGCCGGGGACCACGCTGCACTTCATCAGCGGCCAGGTGCCGCCCGTGGTCGACAAGGCGGCCGACGCGAATTCGCCGGCCGCGTTCGGCGACACGAAGACGCAGACCGTCGGCGTGCTCGCGAAGATCAAGGAGATCCTGCAAGGCATGGGTTTGACGATGGGCGACGTCGTCAAGATGCAGGTCTTCCTCGTCGGCGACCCGGGCAGGAACGGACGCGCCGACATCGCCGGGTTCATGGAGGGCTACACGCAGTTCTTCGGCGGCGCGCAGCCGAACCTGCCGGCGCGCGCCGTGGTGCAGGTGGCCGGCCTGTCGAATCCGGGCTGGTTCGTCGAAATCGAAGTCGTGGCCGCAAAAAAATAACCGGGTCAACAACCCGCGGAGACATCCACCATCAACATTGTCCAGACAAGGGGTTCACATGCATAAGGCCATCCTCCATGCCGGCGTCGCCGCCGGCGTCCTGACCTGCGGTCTCGGTCCCGTCCACGCCGCGGAAGACGACATGCCGGCGGCGCCGGCCGCCGCGGCTGCCGCCGAAGCGGGCCCGCTCAACACGGGCGTCGTGATCGTCACGGGCACGCGCGCCACGGGCCTGAAGGTCGAGAACAGCGCCTCGCCGATCCAGGTGCTCGACACGACGTCGCTGCAGCGCACGGGCCAGCCGGACCTGATCCAGGCGCTGGCGCAAAACCTGCCGTCGCTGACCGCGCAGGCCTTCGGCGGCGACATGGCGAACATGACGCTGTCGGCGCGGCTGCGCGGCCTGTCACCGAACAACACGCTCGTCCTCGTCAACGGCAAGCGCCGCCACGGCACGTCGAACCTGGCCGTGCTGGGCGGACCGTACCAGGGCGGCGCGGCCGCGGACCTGAACTACATCCCCGTCGCCGCCATCGACCACATCGAAGTGCTGCAGGACGGCGCGGCCGCGCAGTACGGCACCGATGCCATCGCGGGCGTCGTCAACATCATCCTCAAGTCGAACTACCGGGGCCTCACGGGCAACGTCAACGGCGGCGGCTACGGCGACGGCGGCGGGCGTACCGGGGACGCCAGCGCCAACCTCGGTCTCGCGCCGTTCGCGGACGCGTACCTGAGCCTGACGGCGGAGACGAAATACCACGGCTTCTCGGACCGCGGCGGCATCGATCCGCGCGTCATCGATCCGACCAACCTGGCCAAGATGCCGGCGCTGAAGGACGCGCCGGGCTATCCGAACCTGAACCACATCTCGGGCGACGCGCAATACCGCCAGCACATCTTCGCGGCCAACTTCGGCGCCAACCTGGCGGGCGACCTCACGCTGTACGGCTTCGCGACGTACGGCCACAAGAAGGCGGCCGCGTTCGAGAACTACCGCATGCCGAGCCGCCTGCCGAAGATCTATCCGCTCGGCTTCTCGCCGCAGGAGACGTTCAAGGAAAACGATGGCGCTTTCACGGCCGGCATCAAGGGCAAGCTGGCGGGGTCGTGGAACTGGGACCTGTCCAGCACCTACGGCCGCGACGAGGCCAAGCTGGGCGTCGCGCACTCGGGCAACGTGTCGCTGTTCAACGATACCGGCGCGACGCCGCTCGATTTCTACGCCGGTAAATTCGTCGCGAGCCAGTGGACCAACAACCTCGACCTGAACCACGAGTTCGACGTGGGCTGGTCCACGCCGCTGAACTTCGCCGCGGGCCTGGAGCACCGCCGCGACGAGTACGAGATCGGCGCGGGCGATCCGGGCTCGCGCTACAAGGAAGGCGCGCAATCGTTCCCCGGCTTTTCGCTGACGGACGCGGGCAGCCACAGCCGCACGAACAAGGCCGCGTACGTGGACGTGTCGGGCCAGCCGGTGGCGGGATGGACCGTCGACCTCGCGGGCCGCTACGAGCACTTCAGCGACTTCGGCAACGCCAAGGTCGGCAAGCTGACGAGCCGCTACGACTTCTCGCCCGTCGTCGGCGTGCGCGCCACGTATTCGAACGGCTTCCGCGCGCCCACCCTGGCCGAGGAATACTATTCGGCCACCAACGTGTCGCCGCGCAGCGCGTTCGTGCAGCTGGCGCCGAACTCGCCCGGTGCGAGGCTGGTGGGCGTGAACGGCCTGCGGCCGGAAGCGTCGACGAACATCAGCGCCGGCATCGTCATCAATCCGTCCGCGAACGCCGCCATCACGCTGGACGCCTACCAGATCACGATCCGCGACCGCATCGTCGGTTCCGGTTCGCTGTACGGTTCCGGCGGCGCCGTGAACTCGCCGGCCGTGACGGCGGCGATCATCGCCAACGGCAACGCGCTCGATCCGACCGTCGTCCAGACCGGCATCAACATTTTTTCGAACGCCGTCAACACGCGCTCGCGCGGCCTGGAATTCGTCGCCACCTTGAACAGCAGCTACGGCGCCTACGGCAAGGTCGACTGGTCGCTGGCGGCGAACTGGAACAAGGTCGAGGTCATCAAGATCAACCAGGCGCCCGCGCAGCTGCAGCCGCAGACGCTGCTGGACGCCACGGCGATCTCGGACCTGGAGACGGCCTCCCCGCGCGTGCGCGTGAACCTGGGCGCGCTGTGGAAGTCGGGCCCGTGGACGGTCAATGCGCGCGAGGCGTTCTACGGCAGGTCGTCGGAACTGCAATCGTCGGACGGCGCCACCTACTACAAGACGGAAGTGAAGCCGACGGCGATCACGGACCTGGAAGTGAGCTACCAGTTCACGAAGGCGTGGATGTTGTCGGTGGGGGCGAACAATCTGTTCAACCAGTATCCGGACCACGTCAACGCGAACCTGCTCGCCGAGCAGCGGTCTAACCTGGATAACGGGGCCGTCACCGTGTACCCGACGTTCTCGCCGTTCGGCATCAACGGCGGGTATTACTACGCGCGGCTGGGCTTCAAGTTCTGACTGTTCTGACGCGCACTGTAACAAGGGGGAGCCGGTCTCGTGCTACGACGATGGACATATGTCGATGCGCCAACATACTCCCTGGAACAATGCCGCGTTCTCAGTTCCGGCAAGCGTGGCAATCTGGGCCACGTGCGCGTTCGCGCAGGTGGCCCAGGCGCAGACAACCGGCCCGGGCGGCATCACTACCGTCGAGATCACCGGCTCCCGCCTCAAGCGGACGGATACCGCCACCCCATCGCCGGTGGATATCGTCACGCGCGCCGACATCGCGCGATCGGGCAAGACCACCCAGTCCGACGTCGTGCGCTCCCTCACGGTGGACAATAACGGGTCGATCGGCCTGGGCAACGTCAGCGGCTTCGCCATGGGATCG
This genomic stretch from Massilia putida harbors:
- a CDS encoding c-type cytochrome codes for the protein MTFKPLLLAALAACVAHAHADGMDGKSLFAKNCAACHQPSGKGIPGAFPALAGNAFVQGAPADVATVLLKGRGGMPDFSASLDDGEIAQVLSYVRSSWGNGAAPVTEQDVGSTRAALGVAPASHSRFGNKH
- a CDS encoding RidA family protein — its product is MKTNRYAAALALACALPLTAPAATPTHVATIVRHKIPDSDFPIALAVTLPPGTTLHFISGQVPPVVDKAADANSPAAFGDTKTQTVGVLAKIKEILQGMGLTMGDVVKMQVFLVGDPGRNGRADIAGFMEGYTQFFGGAQPNLPARAVVQVAGLSNPGWFVEIEVVAAKK
- a CDS encoding TonB-dependent receptor plug domain-containing protein gives rise to the protein MHKAILHAGVAAGVLTCGLGPVHAAEDDMPAAPAAAAAAEAGPLNTGVVIVTGTRATGLKVENSASPIQVLDTTSLQRTGQPDLIQALAQNLPSLTAQAFGGDMANMTLSARLRGLSPNNTLVLVNGKRRHGTSNLAVLGGPYQGGAAADLNYIPVAAIDHIEVLQDGAAAQYGTDAIAGVVNIILKSNYRGLTGNVNGGGYGDGGGRTGDASANLGLAPFADAYLSLTAETKYHGFSDRGGIDPRVIDPTNLAKMPALKDAPGYPNLNHISGDAQYRQHIFAANFGANLAGDLTLYGFATYGHKKAAAFENYRMPSRLPKIYPLGFSPQETFKENDGAFTAGIKGKLAGSWNWDLSSTYGRDEAKLGVAHSGNVSLFNDTGATPLDFYAGKFVASQWTNNLDLNHEFDVGWSTPLNFAAGLEHRRDEYEIGAGDPGSRYKEGAQSFPGFSLTDAGSHSRTNKAAYVDVSGQPVAGWTVDLAGRYEHFSDFGNAKVGKLTSRYDFSPVVGVRATYSNGFRAPTLAEEYYSATNVSPRSAFVQLAPNSPGARLVGVNGLRPEASTNISAGIVINPSANAAITLDAYQITIRDRIVGSGSLYGSGGAVNSPAVTAAIIANGNALDPTVVQTGINIFSNAVNTRSRGLEFVATLNSSYGAYGKVDWSLAANWNKVEVIKINQAPAQLQPQTLLDATAISDLETASPRVRVNLGALWKSGPWTVNAREAFYGRSSELQSSDGATYYKTEVKPTAITDLEVSYQFTKAWMLSVGANNLFNQYPDHVNANLLAEQRSNLDNGAVTVYPTFSPFGINGGYYYARLGFKF